From a single Tachypleus tridentatus isolate NWPU-2018 chromosome 6, ASM421037v1, whole genome shotgun sequence genomic region:
- the LOC143253969 gene encoding solute carrier family 35 member G1-like codes for MESKSLRPRHVEHDEIFNEVSTNEDNLDILSTYQDSTSKKRNKSVHKIPFLGVLCALISGLFFATASFIVAFVTSVDPIEILVIRSCIQLLSYVPIVIFKRNSFLGVEGERWFVCIRAVVGTVSMGAGYYSLRLIPLADASTIIFSSPALVTLFACAFLREPCGIFQVFTVIMTLTGVLLISRPSFLFGVTSTGKVSSAHRLQGSLVAFCSCITAALVFIVLRKIQKTSTPVVICIFSIASITFGLVYLSIFSKFSIPTCGQDGVLLILCGLCGTCGQFLLTTALKLEEAGPVSLARTIDVVVAFVFGVFFLDQYPSWTSIVGAFLVCSSVVITAMKKWRDGYKSRNISLSEKQTLTSKNSSSYNTFSSSK; via the coding sequence ATGGAGAGCAAATCGTTAAGGCCTCGACACGTTGAGCACGATGAGATTTTTAATGAAGTTTCAACGAACGAAGATAATTTGGACATTTTATCAACTTATCAAGATAGCACTTCAAAGAAACGTAATAAATCGGTTCACAAAATTCCATTTCTTGGTGTTCTTTGTGCTCTAATTTCTGGACTGTTTTTTGCCACTGCGTCATTTATTGTTGCCTTTGTAACCAGTGTGGATCCTATTGAGATTTTGGTTATTCGAAGCTGCATTCAGTTGTTGTCGTACGTACCGATCGTTATCTTCAAGAGAAATTCATTCTTAGGAGTTGAAGGCGAGAGATGGTTTGTTTGTATACGGGCTGTGGTAGGAACAGTTTCCATGGGAGCAGGTTACTATTCTTTAAGACTAATTCCACTGGCAGATGCTTCGACTATAATTTTTAGTAGTCCAGCACTTGTGACTCTTTTTGCCTGTGCTTTCTTGAGAGAACCATGTGGAATATTTCAAGTATTTACAGTTATTATGACTTTAACAGGTGTATTACTTATATCTAGGCCgtctttcttatttggtgttacGTCAACAGGCAAAGTAAGTTCAGCACATCGTCTCCAGGGTTCTCTGGTGGCGTTTTGCTCATGTATCACGGCAGCATTGGTCTTCATAGTTTTGCGAAAGATACAGAAAACCTCAACTCCAGTAGTGATATGCATCTTTTCCATTGCATCCATTACTTTTGGTTTAGTTTATCTCTCCATTTTTAGTAAATTTAGTATTCCTACTTGTGGCCAGGATGGCGTTCTCCTGATTCTGTGTGGACTCTGTGGAACATGTGGACAATTTTTACTTACTACTGCACTGAAATTAGAAGAAGCTGGACCTGTATCCCTAGCAAGGACGATTGATGTTGTCGTGGCCTTTGTTTTTGGAGTATTCTTTCTTGACCAGTATCCATCATGGACTAGTATCGTCGGAGCTTTCCTTGTTTGTTCCTCTGTCGTAATAACAGCCATGAAGAAATGGAGAGATGGGTATAAATCACGAAATATTTCGTTAAGTGAGAAACAAACACTAACTAGTAAAAACTCTTCGTCTTATAACACATTTTCATCTTCTAAGTAG